One stretch of Oceanimonas pelagia DNA includes these proteins:
- a CDS encoding CoA transferase subunit A: MAQFMSLHDAVARYLQDGATVAMEGFTHLIPFAAGHEIIRQEKRGLTLIRMTPDILYDQLIGAGCAEKLIFSWGGNPGVGSLHRLRDAVERGFPRKLEIFEHSHAAMACAYEAGAAGLPLAVLRGYIGSDLPKVNSQIRFIECPFTGERLAAVPAVRPDVSIVHAQRADRKGNVLVSGIVGVQKEAVLAARHSIVTVEEIVDDLQADANACVIPGWAITAIAEVKGGAAPSYAHGYYPRNNSFYKEWDAISRDRDTFNDWLQQNVYNAGGQA; encoded by the coding sequence ATGGCCCAATTCATGAGCCTGCACGACGCGGTTGCCCGTTATCTCCAGGACGGCGCTACCGTCGCCATGGAGGGTTTTACCCACCTGATCCCCTTTGCCGCGGGACACGAAATCATTCGTCAGGAAAAGCGTGGTCTGACGCTGATCCGCATGACCCCCGATATTCTCTACGATCAGCTGATCGGCGCCGGTTGCGCCGAAAAACTGATCTTCTCCTGGGGCGGTAACCCCGGCGTGGGCTCGCTGCACCGTCTGCGCGACGCCGTGGAGCGGGGCTTCCCCCGCAAGCTGGAAATCTTCGAGCACAGCCATGCGGCCATGGCCTGTGCCTATGAAGCGGGCGCGGCCGGTCTGCCCCTGGCGGTGCTGCGCGGTTACATCGGCAGCGACTTGCCCAAGGTGAACTCCCAGATCCGCTTTATCGAATGTCCCTTTACCGGCGAACGGCTGGCGGCGGTGCCGGCGGTACGTCCGGATGTGAGCATCGTTCACGCCCAGCGCGCCGACCGCAAAGGCAACGTGCTGGTATCCGGCATCGTGGGTGTGCAGAAGGAAGCGGTGCTGGCGGCCAGGCACAGCATCGTCACCGTGGAAGAGATCGTCGACGATCTGCAGGCCGATGCCAACGCCTGCGTGATCCCGGGCTGGGCCATTACCGCCATTGCCGAGGTAAAAGGTGGTGCCGCGCCGTCCTACGCCCACGGCTATTACCCGAGAAACAACAGCTTCTACAAGGAGTGGGACGCGATCTCCCGTGATCGTGACACCTTCAACGACTGGCTGCAGCAGAACGTTTACAACGCAGGAGGGCAGGCATAA
- a CDS encoding muconate/chloromuconate family cycloisomerase: MAAIIQSIEAILVDIPTIRPHKLSMATMGVQTMVIVRIKDSDGLEGLGEATTIGGLAYGPESPESVKLTIDTYFSPLLLNQPAEAINTLRVRLNRATRGNNLAKSAIETALLDLMGKRLNQPLHQLLGGAVHQHIPVLWTLASGDTQTDIDEARRLLADQRHCDFKLKIGSRALMDDVRHVAAIKAAVGDSASVRVDVNQAWDESTAARGMAELQAAGIDLVEQPTPMKEHAALVRLSQQFHLPILADEAVADATDMFTLASAGFAGAVALKIAKAGGPLQALKVANVASAAGIGLYGGTLLEGTIGTVAALHAWSTLDTLHWGTEMFGPLLLKDDIVETPLNFHNNGVTLPAGPGLGVTLNEDKLAEYRRKSSLAPHA; this comes from the coding sequence ATGGCAGCAATCATTCAGTCCATCGAGGCAATCCTGGTCGACATTCCGACCATACGGCCGCACAAGCTTTCCATGGCCACCATGGGCGTTCAGACCATGGTGATCGTGCGCATCAAGGACAGCGATGGCCTGGAAGGCCTGGGCGAAGCCACCACCATCGGCGGCCTGGCCTACGGCCCGGAAAGCCCCGAAAGCGTCAAGCTGACCATCGACACCTACTTCTCGCCCCTGCTGCTGAACCAGCCCGCCGAGGCCATCAATACCCTCAGGGTAAGGCTCAACCGGGCCACCCGCGGCAACAACCTGGCCAAGTCCGCCATCGAGACCGCCCTGCTCGATCTCATGGGCAAGCGCCTCAACCAGCCCCTGCACCAGCTGCTGGGCGGCGCCGTGCACCAGCACATTCCGGTGCTCTGGACCCTGGCCAGCGGCGACACTCAAACCGATATCGACGAGGCCAGGCGCCTGCTCGCCGACCAGCGCCACTGCGACTTCAAACTCAAAATCGGCAGCCGCGCGCTGATGGACGACGTGCGCCATGTGGCCGCCATCAAGGCCGCCGTGGGCGACAGCGCCAGCGTGCGGGTGGATGTGAATCAGGCCTGGGATGAAAGCACCGCCGCCCGGGGCATGGCCGAGCTGCAGGCCGCCGGCATCGATCTGGTCGAGCAGCCCACCCCCATGAAGGAGCACGCCGCCCTGGTGCGGCTGTCGCAGCAGTTTCACCTGCCCATTCTGGCGGATGAAGCCGTGGCCGACGCCACCGACATGTTCACCCTGGCCTCGGCCGGCTTTGCCGGCGCGGTGGCGCTCAAGATCGCCAAGGCCGGCGGCCCGCTGCAGGCGCTGAAGGTGGCCAATGTGGCCAGCGCCGCCGGCATCGGCCTCTATGGCGGCACCCTGCTGGAAGGCACCATCGGCACCGTCGCCGCCCTGCACGCCTGGTCCACCCTGGACACCCTGCACTGGGGCACCGAAATGTTTGGCCCGTTGCTGCTGAAGGACGACATCGTGGAAACGCCGCTGAACTTCCATAACAACGGCGTGACCCTGCCCGCCGGGCCAGGCCTGGGCGTCACCCTCAACGAAGACAAGCTGGCGGAATACCGCCGCAAGTCATCACTCGCCCCCCACGCGTAA
- the benB gene encoding benzoate 1,2-dioxygenase small subunit, giving the protein MSMSFEQIQAFVFREARLLDDRQWDEWLACYHPEAVYWMPAWDDEDKLTEDPQTEISLIYYPNREGLEDRVYRIKTERSGASSLPEPRTTHLTSNLEILEQQGHTVKLRFNWQTHSHRYHKTETYFGTSFYTLDTSGEQPVITEKKVILNNDYINQVIDIYHL; this is encoded by the coding sequence ATGAGCATGAGCTTTGAACAGATCCAGGCCTTTGTGTTTCGCGAAGCCCGCCTGCTTGACGATCGCCAGTGGGACGAGTGGCTGGCCTGCTACCACCCCGAGGCGGTGTACTGGATGCCCGCCTGGGACGATGAGGACAAGCTGACCGAGGATCCCCAGACCGAGATCTCGCTGATCTACTACCCCAACCGGGAAGGCCTGGAAGATCGCGTGTACCGCATCAAGACCGAGCGTTCCGGCGCCAGCTCCCTGCCCGAGCCGCGCACCACGCACCTGACCAGCAACCTGGAAATCCTGGAGCAGCAGGGCCACACCGTGAAGCTGCGCTTTAACTGGCAGACTCACAGCCACCGCTACCACAAGACGGAGACCTATTTCGGCACCTCCTTCTACACCCTGGACACCAGCGGCGAGCAGCCGGTGATCACCGAGAAAAAGGTGATTCTGAACAACGACTACATCAATCAGGTGATTGATATCTATCACCTGTAA
- a CDS encoding Rieske 2Fe-2S domain-containing protein, translating into MTRQLDRLEQKIRGAVEADPQTGHYRCDRGIFTDQELFDLEMKHIFEGNWVYLAHESQVENPGDYYTTTVGRQPVVITRTKDGELRALLNTCSHRGATLCRKKRGNKASFTCPFHGWTFKNDGKLLKARDQKKGGYPESFSTDGSHDLKQLPKFESYRGFLFGSLSADVQPLQEYLGETTKIIDNMVDQAQDGIEILRGSSTYTYEGNWKLTAENGADGYHVGTVHWNYLSTMGQRNYDKGGTEAVDAKSWSNEGGFYSFDNGHMMLWTRLTNPQVRPVFNHLERLQNELGEARADAIVNTTKNLCLYPNVYLMDQFSTQIRVLRPISVNKTEITIYCWAPKNEPAADRAKRLRQYEDFFNVSGMGTPDDLEEFRACQNGYQASGLKWNDMSRGAAHWIEGPDAGAERIGLQPILSGARPEDEGLYVTHHQHWVKEMLQAVQTERARLISIQEQETCA; encoded by the coding sequence ATGACTCGCCAACTCGACCGACTCGAACAAAAAATCCGTGGCGCGGTGGAAGCCGATCCGCAAACCGGCCACTACCGCTGCGACCGGGGCATCTTCACCGACCAGGAACTGTTTGACCTGGAAATGAAGCACATCTTTGAAGGCAACTGGGTCTACCTGGCCCACGAAAGCCAGGTGGAAAACCCCGGTGATTACTACACCACCACGGTGGGCCGCCAGCCGGTGGTGATCACCCGCACCAAGGACGGCGAGCTGCGCGCGCTGCTGAACACCTGCTCCCACCGGGGCGCCACCCTGTGCCGCAAGAAGCGCGGCAACAAGGCCTCGTTCACCTGCCCCTTTCACGGCTGGACCTTCAAGAACGACGGCAAACTGCTCAAGGCCCGGGATCAGAAAAAAGGCGGCTACCCCGAGAGCTTCAGCACCGACGGCTCTCACGATCTGAAGCAACTGCCGAAGTTCGAGTCCTATCGCGGCTTTCTGTTTGGCAGCCTGAGCGCCGACGTGCAGCCGCTGCAGGAGTATCTGGGGGAAACCACCAAGATCATCGACAACATGGTCGATCAGGCGCAGGACGGCATCGAAATTCTGCGCGGCAGCTCCACCTACACCTATGAAGGCAACTGGAAGCTGACCGCCGAAAACGGCGCCGACGGCTACCACGTGGGCACGGTGCACTGGAACTACCTGTCCACCATGGGCCAGCGCAACTACGACAAGGGCGGCACCGAGGCGGTGGACGCCAAGAGCTGGTCCAACGAAGGCGGCTTCTACTCCTTTGACAACGGCCACATGATGCTGTGGACCCGGCTCACCAATCCTCAGGTGCGTCCGGTGTTCAACCACCTGGAGCGGCTGCAGAACGAGCTGGGCGAAGCCCGGGCCGACGCCATCGTCAACACCACCAAGAACCTGTGCCTGTACCCCAACGTGTATCTGATGGATCAGTTCTCCACCCAGATCCGGGTACTGCGCCCGATTTCCGTTAACAAGACCGAAATCACCATCTACTGCTGGGCGCCGAAGAACGAGCCGGCGGCGGATCGCGCCAAGCGCCTGCGCCAGTATGAAGACTTCTTCAACGTCAGCGGCATGGGCACCCCGGACGATCTGGAAGAATTCCGCGCCTGCCAGAACGGCTACCAGGCCAGCGGCCTGAAATGGAACGACATGAGCCGGGGCGCCGCCCACTGGATCGAGGGCCCGGATGCGGGCGCCGAGCGCATTGGCCTTCAGCCCATTCTGAGCGGCGCCAGGCCGGAAGACGAGGGCCTGTATGTCACCCACCACCAGCACTGGGTCAAAGAAATGCTGCAGGCGGTTCAGACCGAACGCGCCCGGCTGATTTCCATTCAGGAACAGGAGACTTGCGCATGA
- a CDS encoding CoA-transferase subunit beta: MTLQYTSSEMMTVTAARALSNGMTCFVGIGLPSEAANLARLTHAPDVTLIYESGTLQTKPDILPLSIGDGELCEQALTTVAVPEMFRYWLQGGHIDVGFLGTAQIDKYANLNTTLIGDYQSPKVRLPGGGGAPEIASNAREVFITLKHSPRAFVEAVDFITTLGYGRDGKGRDGVPNIGRGPTKVITDLCVMAPDAETRELTVVSLHPGVTQEQVREATGWPVRFADELALTPEPSAEELAILRDLKARTAEHHAKPISQEAAQ, encoded by the coding sequence ATGACGCTCCAATACACCTCTTCAGAAATGATGACGGTCACCGCCGCTCGCGCCCTGAGCAACGGCATGACCTGTTTTGTGGGCATCGGCCTGCCCAGCGAGGCCGCCAACCTGGCCCGCCTGACCCACGCCCCCGACGTGACCCTGATCTACGAATCCGGCACCCTGCAGACCAAACCCGACATTCTGCCGCTGTCCATCGGTGACGGTGAGCTGTGCGAGCAGGCGCTGACGACGGTGGCCGTGCCCGAGATGTTCCGCTACTGGTTGCAGGGCGGCCACATCGACGTGGGCTTTCTTGGTACCGCTCAGATCGACAAGTACGCCAACCTGAATACCACCCTGATTGGTGATTACCAGTCGCCCAAGGTTCGCCTGCCCGGCGGCGGCGGCGCCCCCGAGATCGCCTCCAACGCCAGGGAAGTATTCATCACCCTGAAGCATTCTCCTCGCGCCTTTGTGGAAGCGGTCGACTTCATCACCACCCTGGGCTACGGTCGCGACGGCAAGGGCCGGGACGGTGTGCCCAATATTGGCCGTGGCCCGACCAAGGTCATCACCGATCTGTGCGTGATGGCTCCCGATGCCGAGACCAGGGAACTGACCGTGGTTTCCCTGCACCCGGGCGTGACTCAAGAGCAGGTACGTGAGGCCACCGGCTGGCCGGTACGCTTTGCCGACGAGCTGGCGCTGACTCCCGAGCCGAGCGCCGAGGAGCTGGCCATTCTGCGTGACCTCAAGGCCCGCACTGCCGAGCACCACGCCAAGCCGATCTCCCAGGAGGCCGCCCAATGA
- the catA gene encoding catechol 1,2-dioxygenase, which yields MSVKTMHTPEVKELLEKVAGLNQAGGNERVKTIVHRVMHDVFQIIEDLDITPEEFWNAVYYINDLGKNGEAALLAPGLGMDKYLDIRMDAADEQAGLAGGTPRTIEGPLYVAGAPESEGFARMDDGTQDGETMILTGVVTDQDGQPLPDTLVEIWHADLKGGYSYFDKSQSEYNLRRSIRTDANGRYTAQSIIPSGYGCPPEGSTQALLNQLGRHGRRPAHIHFFVSQPGYKHLTTQINLAGDEYTYDDFAFATREELVCDAVRIEDSAAAEQYGLNRPFTKVEFNIQLVASDKPEHQQRHERKRALEDDIA from the coding sequence ATGTCAGTCAAAACCATGCATACCCCCGAGGTAAAAGAGCTGCTGGAAAAAGTCGCCGGCCTGAACCAGGCCGGTGGCAACGAGCGGGTCAAGACCATAGTGCACCGCGTGATGCACGATGTGTTTCAGATCATTGAGGATCTGGACATCACCCCGGAAGAGTTCTGGAACGCCGTGTACTACATCAACGACCTGGGCAAGAACGGCGAAGCCGCCCTGCTCGCCCCCGGCCTGGGCATGGACAAGTACCTGGACATTCGCATGGATGCCGCCGACGAGCAGGCCGGCCTGGCCGGCGGCACCCCGCGCACCATTGAAGGCCCGCTGTACGTGGCCGGTGCCCCGGAGTCCGAGGGCTTCGCCCGCATGGACGACGGCACTCAGGACGGCGAGACCATGATCCTGACCGGCGTGGTCACCGACCAGGACGGCCAGCCCCTGCCCGACACCCTGGTGGAGATCTGGCACGCCGACCTCAAGGGCGGCTACTCCTACTTCGACAAGTCCCAGAGCGAATACAACCTGCGCCGCAGCATTCGCACCGATGCCAACGGCCGCTACACCGCGCAAAGCATCATTCCGTCCGGTTACGGCTGCCCGCCCGAGGGTTCAACCCAGGCGCTGCTGAACCAGCTGGGCCGCCACGGCCGCCGCCCGGCCCACATTCACTTCTTTGTGTCGCAGCCGGGCTACAAGCACCTGACCACCCAGATCAACCTGGCCGGTGACGAATACACCTACGACGACTTCGCCTTCGCCACCCGCGAAGAGCTGGTGTGCGACGCCGTGCGCATCGAAGACAGCGCCGCCGCCGAGCAGTACGGCCTGAACCGGCCGTTCACCAAGGTGGAGTTCAATATTCAGCTGGTGGCATCCGACAAACCCGAGCACCAGCAGCGCCACGAGCGCAAGCGCGCCCTGGAAGACGACATCGCCTGA
- the catC gene encoding muconolactone Delta-isomerase has product MLFKVEMKVNLPHDMPAEVAAEIKAREKAYAQELQTRGKWRHLWRVAGSYANVSIFDVADNAELQELISNLPLFPYMDIQVAPLCRHPSSIHSDDR; this is encoded by the coding sequence ATGCTGTTTAAAGTCGAAATGAAGGTCAATCTGCCCCACGACATGCCGGCCGAGGTGGCCGCCGAGATAAAGGCCCGGGAGAAGGCCTATGCCCAGGAGCTGCAGACCCGGGGCAAATGGCGCCACCTGTGGCGGGTGGCCGGCAGCTACGCCAACGTCAGCATTTTTGATGTGGCCGACAACGCCGAGCTGCAGGAGCTGATCAGCAACCTGCCGCTGTTTCCCTACATGGACATTCAGGTGGCGCCCCTGTGCCGGCACCCGTCCTCCATTCATTCGGATGACCGTTAA
- a CDS encoding IclR family transcriptional regulator domain-containing protein: MTTEDRLSPQDRDFVAALASGLEVLQAFDQHHGRMTLSEVAARTGMDRAKARRFLLTLHALGYLDKQQRHFALTPRVLQLGNAFLAANPHRVVIQHYLEEITREIGESTSLAVLDGDEVVYIARSAAEHRLMAIRLSVGTRLPAAYTSMGRVLLAQLPEEQLSHYLETVQLRAHTTHSITDKQALRRALERVRRQGYAIVDQELDSGLRSLAVPAFDQQGRLLGAINISTNAARVDMDTLTGRFLPLLLEKARLIQDALAG, translated from the coding sequence ATGACCACCGAAGACCGGCTCAGCCCGCAAGACCGGGATTTCGTCGCCGCCCTGGCCAGCGGCCTGGAGGTACTGCAGGCCTTTGACCAGCACCATGGGCGCATGACCCTGAGTGAAGTGGCGGCCCGTACCGGCATGGACAGGGCCAAGGCCCGGCGTTTTTTGCTGACCCTGCACGCTCTGGGTTATCTCGACAAACAGCAGCGCCACTTTGCACTGACCCCCAGGGTGCTGCAACTGGGCAACGCCTTTCTGGCCGCCAACCCGCACCGGGTGGTGATTCAGCATTATCTGGAAGAGATCACACGGGAAATTGGTGAGTCCACCTCACTCGCGGTGCTCGACGGCGACGAGGTCGTCTACATTGCCCGCTCCGCCGCCGAACACCGGCTGATGGCCATACGGCTGTCGGTGGGCACCCGGTTGCCCGCGGCCTACACCTCCATGGGGCGGGTGTTGCTGGCCCAGTTGCCTGAAGAGCAGCTGAGCCATTACCTGGAAACCGTGCAGCTGCGTGCGCACACGACCCACAGCATTACCGACAAACAGGCCCTGCGCCGGGCCCTGGAGCGAGTGCGCCGGCAGGGCTACGCCATTGTGGATCAGGAGCTGGACTCGGGCCTGCGCTCGCTGGCGGTGCCGGCGTTTGATCAACAGGGCCGGCTGCTTGGCGCCATCAACATCAGCACCAACGCCGCCCGGGTCGACATGGATACCCTCACCGGGCGCTTTCTGCCGTTGCTGCTGGAAAAGGCCCGGCTGATCCAGGACGCCCTGGCGGGCTGA
- a CDS encoding LysR family transcriptional regulator, whose product MELRHLRYFIAVAEELNLTRAAERLFIAQPPLTRQIKQLEEELGVQLFIRKPRGLELTQGGLYFLQQARTIMERLEASIEGTRQIAQLRKTVFAIGFVPSVFYGQLPLMVRRLRRNKNLEIVLHELKTQDQIEALKSGKIDIGFGRVRIDDADVEQEVLFNEPLIAALPSSHPLTRESPTMAELAEVPMVTFPAGSGPSFADVALGLFHRRGLKLNVIQQVNDLQTALSLVASEMGFALVPEQVHKLKREGVEFVPVRDEQLSIPVIASRRRGENPNAAMRLVNTILAELVENRLSGRYP is encoded by the coding sequence ATGGAGCTGAGGCACCTGCGTTATTTTATTGCCGTGGCCGAAGAGCTGAACCTGACCCGGGCGGCGGAGCGGCTGTTTATCGCCCAGCCGCCCCTGACCCGGCAGATCAAGCAGCTGGAAGAGGAGCTGGGGGTGCAGCTGTTTATTCGCAAGCCCCGGGGGCTGGAGCTGACCCAGGGAGGACTGTATTTTCTGCAGCAGGCCCGCACCATCATGGAGCGGCTGGAGGCCAGCATTGAAGGCACCCGGCAAATTGCCCAGCTGCGCAAAACCGTGTTTGCCATCGGCTTTGTGCCGTCGGTGTTTTACGGCCAGCTGCCGCTGATGGTGCGCCGGCTGAGGCGCAACAAGAATCTGGAAATTGTGCTGCACGAGCTCAAGACCCAGGATCAGATCGAGGCGCTCAAGAGCGGCAAAATCGACATCGGTTTTGGCCGGGTACGCATTGACGATGCCGACGTGGAGCAGGAGGTACTGTTCAACGAGCCGCTGATCGCCGCCCTGCCGTCTTCCCACCCTCTGACCCGCGAGTCGCCCACCATGGCGGAGCTGGCGGAGGTGCCCATGGTCACCTTTCCCGCCGGCTCCGGCCCCAGTTTTGCCGACGTGGCCCTGGGGCTGTTTCACCGCCGCGGCCTGAAACTCAATGTGATTCAGCAGGTTAACGATCTGCAGACGGCACTGTCGCTGGTGGCCTCGGAGATGGGCTTTGCCCTGGTGCCGGAGCAGGTGCACAAGCTCAAGCGGGAAGGGGTGGAGTTTGTGCCGGTGCGGGACGAACAGCTCAGCATTCCGGTGATCGCCTCACGCCGCCGGGGCGAGAACCCCAATGCGGCGATGCGGCTGGTCAACACCATACTGGCGGAGCTGGTGGAAAACCGGCTGAGCGGACGTTACCCCTGA
- the benC gene encoding benzoate 1,2-dioxygenase electron transfer component BenC — protein sequence MSYNIALNFEDGVTRFITCNDGETVLDAAYRNQINLPMDCSDGVCGTCKGSCHQGDFELGDEYIDEALTDEEVADGKILTCQMIPVSDCVVEIPAASTLCKTGTAEIGGTLAEVNLISPTAIELKVTADQDIAFLPGQYVNIGVPGTEEVRAYSFSSLPGSRELSFLIRNVPGGLMSSWLVGQAKTGDRLSLNGPLGVFYLRPLALPVLMLAGGTGLAPFLAMLEELRVKGCDQPVHLLYGVTNDDDLVGVEALQQFAADIDNFTFKTVVANPDSAHPHKGYVTNHMEDAPIGHGEVDVYLCGPPPMVDAVLGYFRDQGIEPHSFHYEKFSPSVTGVGEPVA from the coding sequence ATGAGTTACAACATTGCCCTCAACTTTGAAGACGGCGTTACCCGTTTCATCACCTGCAACGACGGCGAAACCGTGCTGGATGCGGCCTATCGCAACCAGATCAACCTGCCCATGGACTGCTCCGACGGCGTGTGCGGCACCTGCAAGGGCAGCTGCCATCAGGGCGACTTTGAGCTCGGCGACGAATACATCGACGAGGCTCTGACCGACGAGGAAGTGGCCGACGGCAAAATTCTGACCTGCCAGATGATTCCCGTCAGCGACTGCGTGGTGGAGATTCCGGCCGCGTCCACCCTGTGCAAAACCGGCACCGCCGAGATCGGCGGCACCCTGGCCGAGGTCAACCTGATCTCGCCCACCGCCATCGAGCTGAAGGTGACCGCAGATCAGGACATCGCCTTTTTGCCCGGCCAGTACGTCAACATCGGCGTACCGGGCACCGAGGAAGTACGCGCCTACTCCTTCAGCTCACTGCCGGGCAGCCGGGAGCTGAGCTTTTTGATCCGCAACGTACCGGGCGGCCTGATGAGCTCCTGGCTGGTGGGTCAGGCCAAGACCGGTGACCGCCTCAGCCTGAACGGCCCCCTGGGCGTGTTCTATCTGCGCCCGCTGGCACTGCCGGTACTGATGCTGGCCGGTGGCACCGGCCTGGCCCCCTTCCTGGCCATGCTGGAAGAGCTTCGGGTGAAGGGCTGCGATCAGCCGGTGCACCTGCTTTACGGCGTGACCAACGACGATGACCTGGTCGGGGTCGAGGCCTTGCAGCAGTTTGCCGCCGACATCGACAACTTCACCTTCAAAACCGTGGTGGCCAATCCCGACAGCGCGCACCCGCACAAAGGCTATGTAACCAACCACATGGAAGACGCCCCCATCGGCCACGGCGAAGTGGACGTGTATCTGTGCGGCCCGCCCCCCATGGTGGATGCGGTGCTGGGTTACT